A window from Mus caroli chromosome 2, CAROLI_EIJ_v1.1, whole genome shotgun sequence encodes these proteins:
- the Defb116 gene encoding beta-defensin 116 codes for MPVTKSYFMTVVVVLILVEETTGGLFGFHSSKRREPWIPCELYQGLCRNACQKYEIQYLSCPKNRKCCLKYPRKITSF; via the exons ATGCCAGTCACAAAGTCATACTTCATGACTGTGGTGGTCGTGCTGATCCTGGTTGAAGAGACCACAG GTGGCCTGTTTGGATTCCACAGTAGCAAGAGGCGGGAGCCATGGATTCCGTGTGAGCTTTACCAGGGGCTATGCAGAAATGCCTGCCAGAAATATGAGATCCAGTACTTAAGCTGCccaaagaacaggaagtgctgcCTCAAATATCCTAGGAAGATTACCAGCTTCTAA
- the Defb118 gene encoding beta-defensin 118, with the protein MFYLPRAMRFLLLVLPVLALLPQVIPDYGAEKRCLKILGHCRRHCKDGEMAHESCKYYRVCCVPDFDSYRQNDAITWTTEETSTIEYDLSSDFIGVLRAI; encoded by the exons ATGTTCTACCTCCCAAGAGCCATGAGGTTCCTGCTGCTGGTTCTTCCTGTCCTTGCTCTTCTACCCCAAGTGATCCCAG ACTACGGTGCTGAGAAAAGATGCTTGAAAATTTTGGGGCACTGCAGGAGACACTGCAAAGATGGAGAAATGGCCCACGAATCGTGCAAATATTACCGAGTCTGCTGTGTTCCAGACTTCGACAGCTACAGGCAAAATGATGCTATCACTTGGACCACGGAGGAAACCTCTACAATAGAGTATGATCTGTCCTCAGATTTCATAGGTGTACTTAGGGCAATATAG
- the LOC110290253 gene encoding beta-defensin 19: MRLALLLLAILVAKELVVSGKNPILQCMGNRGFCRSSCKKSEQAYFYCRNFQMCCLQSYVRISLTGVDDNTNWSYEKHWPRIP, encoded by the exons ATGAGGCTAGCTCTCCTGCTTCTTGCCATACTTGTGGCAAAGGAACTGGTCGTGTCAG GCAAAAATCCTATCCTTCAATGCATGGGTAACAGAGGATTCTGTAGGTCTTCCTGCAAAAAGAGTGAACAGGCCTACTTCTACTGCAGAAATTTCCAGATGTGCTGCCTCCAGTCCTACGTGAGGATCAGCCTTACAGGAGTAGATGACAACACTAACTGGTCTTATGAGAAGCACTGGCCAAGAATACCGTGA